From Zavarzinella sp., one genomic window encodes:
- a CDS encoding NADPH-dependent assimilatory sulfite reductase hemoprotein subunit, with translation MTNETENTPPEPKLSPVEGIKSASRWLRGPLMDELQQDTDHFSEDAKQLLKFHGSYQQEDRDARKNRSKEGVGKHYMFMIRLKLPGGTMTGAQYLAMDEIADRHANGSLRLTTRQSIQFYGILKSNLRQTIRDMNDALISTVGACGDINRNVVACSAPLGDQPRKENQRLALEIAAHLAPRSKAYHDVWLNGEKVSPDAEQEDVEPIYGKVYLPRKFKIAMGLPHDNCVDLFAQDLGFLAHIEGGQVTGYNVSVGGGFGRTAGKAETFPHLGQMLCHVSPDEVVATAEAVVKFYRDHGNRADRKRARIKYVVHDWGIDKVREVIARDYLPHTLRMPKEYAITGVDLHHGWQPQGDGKWFLGLSIASGRIKDEGNYRLRSGLRKIVQDYRANVNITTQQDLILADLDPAHRGAIDQLLVEYGIPRPESLPLLHRWSMACPAIPTCGLAISESERALPQILDEFQSTLVELGLEEEAISIRMTGCPNGCARPYNSDIGLVGRSGEKYTVFVGGGIAGDRLNFVLQDLVPRGNIVPNLKKLFVAYKSQRQNNEGFGTWCTRTSLEELQAMFNA, from the coding sequence ATGACAAACGAGACCGAAAATACCCCACCGGAACCAAAATTATCACCTGTCGAAGGGATTAAATCCGCTTCTCGCTGGCTGCGTGGGCCGTTGATGGACGAACTGCAGCAGGATACGGATCATTTTTCCGAAGATGCCAAGCAATTATTAAAATTTCATGGCAGTTACCAGCAGGAAGACCGCGACGCTCGGAAAAACCGCAGCAAAGAGGGGGTCGGCAAACATTACATGTTTATGATCCGCCTGAAATTACCTGGCGGAACGATGACTGGTGCCCAGTATCTGGCAATGGACGAGATTGCGGACCGCCACGCCAACGGCTCCTTGCGGTTGACCACGCGGCAAAGCATCCAGTTTTATGGGATTCTGAAATCGAATCTGCGGCAGACAATTCGGGACATGAACGATGCCCTGATTTCCACTGTCGGTGCGTGTGGGGACATCAACCGGAATGTGGTCGCCTGCTCCGCCCCACTGGGTGATCAGCCACGAAAAGAAAACCAGCGACTGGCGCTGGAAATCGCTGCCCACCTGGCGCCACGGTCGAAGGCATACCACGATGTCTGGCTGAATGGAGAAAAAGTCAGTCCAGATGCCGAGCAGGAAGATGTAGAGCCGATCTACGGCAAAGTGTATCTGCCACGTAAGTTCAAGATTGCAATGGGTTTACCTCACGATAACTGTGTGGATCTCTTCGCACAGGACCTGGGGTTTCTCGCCCACATCGAAGGTGGGCAGGTGACCGGTTACAACGTCTCTGTCGGTGGGGGATTTGGTCGCACCGCAGGGAAAGCAGAAACTTTTCCCCACCTCGGTCAGATGCTGTGCCACGTCAGCCCGGACGAAGTGGTCGCCACCGCAGAAGCTGTGGTCAAATTTTACCGTGATCACGGCAATCGTGCCGACCGCAAACGAGCCCGCATCAAGTACGTAGTGCACGATTGGGGGATTGATAAAGTTCGCGAAGTGATTGCTCGCGATTATCTGCCCCACACATTGCGGATGCCAAAAGAATACGCCATTACTGGCGTTGATCTGCACCACGGCTGGCAGCCACAGGGCGATGGCAAGTGGTTTTTGGGCCTGAGCATCGCCAGCGGCCGGATTAAAGACGAAGGTAACTATCGCCTGCGCAGTGGTTTACGCAAAATCGTGCAGGATTACCGTGCGAATGTGAACATTACCACGCAGCAGGATTTGATTCTGGCTGATCTGGATCCCGCCCACCGTGGGGCAATCGATCAGTTGTTGGTGGAATACGGCATCCCTCGTCCCGAAAGCCTGCCACTGTTGCATCGCTGGAGCATGGCCTGCCCTGCGATCCCCACGTGCGGGCTGGCGATTTCGGAAAGTGAACGGGCTCTCCCACAGATTCTGGATGAATTCCAGTCCACCCTGGTGGAACTGGGGCTGGAGGAAGAAGCGATCAGCATTCGCATGACAGGCTGCCCCAACGGCTGTGCACGACCCTACAATTCGGATATTGGCCTGGTGGGCCGCAGTGGGGAGAAATACACCGTCTTCGTCGGTGGGGGGATTGCTGGTGACCGCCTGAACTTTGTCCTGCAGGACCTGGTCCCACGTGGAAATATTGTGCCAAACCTGAAAAAACTGTTTGTGGCTTACAAGTCGCAACGCCAGAATAATGAAGGCTTTGGTACCTGGTGTACCCGCACCAGCCTGGAAGAACTGCAAGCAATGTTTAATGCGTAA
- a CDS encoding sulfatase-like hydrolase/transferase: MCRTFLLLAIMLNCVVKSSAAPPNFLLIFADDHGYGDVSTYQASDVRTPNIDRIAKEGMLFTRMRANCTVCSPSRAALLTGRYPDRVGVPGVIRTKPEDSWGYFKPNVPTIADELKKIGYHTGIIGKWHLGLESPNTPNERGFDHFHGFLGDMMDSYTTHRRHGNNYMRLNDQVIDPKGHATDLFTEWAVDYLHERAKEKKPFFLYLAYNAPHFPIQPPADWLAKVKKRDPLLSEKRAQNVAFVEHLDDRIGQVLAALKQAGLDENTVVVYCADNGGSVPHAQNNTPWRGGKQDHYDGGLRVPFMIRWPAQIKPGSQSDYAGLNFDLFPTFLELAGQKTSAELDAQSLVPILKGGTISTPRDLYFTRREGGKTYGGKSYEALIRGDWKLMQNDPYHPLELYNLKNDPQEKVNLATKEPKILNEMSEALRKQIQIGGSTPWQKP; encoded by the coding sequence ATGTGCAGAACATTCTTGTTACTGGCAATCATGCTGAATTGTGTTGTCAAGTCGTCCGCCGCACCACCGAATTTTCTGCTGATCTTTGCTGATGATCATGGGTATGGGGATGTTTCGACATATCAAGCGTCTGATGTGCGGACTCCAAACATCGATCGAATTGCGAAAGAAGGCATGCTTTTTACCCGAATGCGGGCAAATTGCACGGTTTGTTCACCTTCGCGGGCGGCATTGCTGACCGGGCGGTATCCAGATCGTGTGGGTGTGCCCGGTGTGATTCGTACCAAACCGGAGGATTCATGGGGGTATTTCAAACCAAATGTGCCAACAATCGCCGATGAATTGAAGAAGATAGGCTATCACACAGGCATCATCGGGAAATGGCATCTTGGACTGGAATCGCCCAACACACCCAATGAGCGTGGATTTGACCATTTTCACGGGTTTCTTGGTGACATGATGGATAGCTATACGACGCACCGTCGCCATGGGAACAACTACATGCGGCTGAACGATCAGGTGATTGATCCCAAGGGACATGCAACTGATCTTTTCACCGAATGGGCCGTTGATTATTTACATGAGCGTGCCAAAGAGAAGAAACCATTCTTTCTGTATCTGGCCTATAATGCCCCTCACTTCCCGATTCAGCCACCCGCAGACTGGCTGGCAAAGGTCAAGAAACGGGATCCGCTCCTCTCTGAAAAACGGGCACAGAATGTGGCTTTCGTTGAGCATCTTGATGATCGGATTGGACAGGTACTGGCAGCTCTCAAGCAAGCCGGACTTGATGAGAATACCGTGGTGGTATATTGTGCAGATAACGGTGGCTCGGTCCCACATGCCCAAAACAATACGCCCTGGCGGGGTGGCAAACAGGATCACTATGACGGTGGGCTGCGTGTTCCATTCATGATCCGCTGGCCTGCTCAGATCAAACCTGGTAGCCAAAGCGACTATGCGGGGCTCAATTTTGATCTGTTTCCCACTTTTCTGGAATTGGCGGGGCAAAAAACCTCTGCAGAACTCGACGCCCAGAGCCTTGTGCCGATTCTGAAAGGTGGTACGATCAGCACACCTCGCGATCTTTACTTTACCCGCCGGGAAGGAGGCAAAACATACGGTGGTAAAAGTTATGAGGCACTGATCCGAGGCGATTGGAAGCTGATGCAGAACGACCCGTATCACCCGCTGGAACTTTACAATCTCAAAAATGACCCGCAGGAGAAAGTGAATCTCGCCACGAAAGAACCAAAGATATTGAATGAAATGTCAGAAGCGTTGCGAAAACAGATTCAGATTGGTGGCAGCACCCCATGGCAAAAGCCATGA
- a CDS encoding carbohydrate kinase codes for MKIPAIISIGEVLWDLFPDGDHFGGAPANFACHTAIRGADVTLISAVGSDQYGRAALEKLKEYQIDVSCVQIVEDAPTGTVRVTLDLQGQPTFTIHEDCAWDRLTWNDDFDMRIRAADAIYFGTLGQRSARSRATIRQAISTARDAEILRVLDVNLRSPFDEADLIRESIELASILKLSDDELAPVCSACGIILTEEREALHRLLNVGSLEMVVMTCGADGAMLVTPDQVIVQNGIPTTVVDTVGAGDSFTAAFVVGLLQRKPLAEILQHACEVAAETCSHSGGVPPIAKNSQNPFPPLKG; via the coding sequence ATGAAGATTCCAGCCATCATTTCGATTGGAGAGGTTTTGTGGGATCTCTTTCCAGACGGTGATCACTTTGGTGGTGCGCCAGCAAACTTTGCATGCCACACGGCTATACGAGGTGCGGATGTTACGTTGATCAGCGCTGTAGGAAGTGATCAATACGGGCGGGCAGCACTGGAAAAGCTCAAAGAATATCAGATTGATGTCAGTTGTGTACAAATTGTTGAAGATGCCCCCACTGGTACGGTTCGTGTCACGCTGGATCTTCAAGGCCAGCCCACGTTTACCATCCACGAAGATTGTGCCTGGGATCGGCTCACCTGGAACGATGATTTCGACATGCGAATCCGTGCCGCGGATGCAATTTACTTTGGCACATTAGGGCAACGCAGTGCACGGTCCAGAGCGACGATTCGACAGGCGATTTCGACTGCACGAGACGCAGAAATTCTCCGAGTGCTGGATGTCAACCTGCGATCTCCGTTCGATGAAGCTGATCTGATTCGTGAATCAATTGAACTCGCCAGCATTCTGAAACTGAGTGACGATGAATTGGCACCAGTATGCTCTGCCTGTGGTATCATTTTGACTGAAGAGCGTGAAGCACTTCATCGCCTCCTGAACGTTGGATCTCTGGAAATGGTCGTGATGACATGCGGTGCGGATGGTGCGATGCTGGTCACTCCAGATCAGGTAATTGTCCAGAACGGTATCCCGACGACCGTGGTTGATACCGTTGGGGCTGGTGATTCATTCACTGCGGCTTTCGTCGTTGGACTGCTACAACGGAAGCCACTTGCAGAGATTTTGCAACATGCTTGTGAAGTTGCCGCGGAAACCTGCAGCCACTCCGGGGGCGTACCACCGATAGCGAAAAACTCTCAAAACCCTTTTCCACCTTTGAAAGGATAA
- a CDS encoding Maf family protein — translation MQRAGYEFDVLPPNVEEPTEAVDGNIRHFVQNVAWIKAAAVAPKVKDGVIIAADSVSWIDNQVVGKPTDRADAHRIIKSFSGRTHELWTGVCCWLASSNVQFQWQECSTVAMKALSDAEIEQYLDTRQWEGCSGAYAIDERNDPYLTVTRGSVTNVIGLPMESLADNFQLMMKFV, via the coding sequence ATGCAACGTGCTGGCTACGAGTTTGATGTTCTCCCACCGAACGTGGAAGAACCCACTGAAGCAGTGGATGGCAACATTCGGCATTTTGTGCAGAACGTAGCCTGGATCAAGGCCGCTGCGGTGGCACCAAAAGTGAAAGATGGCGTGATTATTGCCGCCGATTCGGTCAGTTGGATTGACAATCAAGTGGTTGGGAAGCCCACTGATCGAGCGGATGCCCACCGAATTATTAAAAGTTTCTCAGGAAGGACCCACGAATTGTGGACGGGGGTGTGCTGCTGGCTGGCTTCGTCCAACGTGCAGTTTCAGTGGCAGGAATGCAGCACCGTGGCAATGAAGGCCTTGTCTGATGCAGAAATTGAGCAATACCTCGACACCCGCCAGTGGGAAGGCTGTTCGGGTGCATATGCCATCGATGAACGCAACGACCCCTACCTGACCGTCACCCGCGGATCAGTGACCAACGTCATCGGCCTGCCCATGGAAAGCCTTGCCGATAACTTCCAGCTGATGATGAAGTTTGTTTAA
- a CDS encoding glycosyltransferase family 9 protein has translation MFRRQRTPLSHLRPQRIALIKPSALGDIAHSLPVLNALRMLYPTAMISWVANRAYLSILEQHQSLDEVIPFDRTALRGGIGKTVSYSYNFLKDLRRRRFDLVVDLQGLARTGLMCLATAAPRRVGLGTAREGSKLSYTDLIPTPNADRQHAIDRYWLVIEALGGANLPKKFDLPVDPTAQEWVGQQLADCPRPWLMFGVGARWLTKRWPPAHFAHLARAAQQQFGGTAIFVGAADEAEIAQTVRNQLAGPARNFCGGSNLPQLVALLAAADVMVSNDTGPLHLAVALGRPCVAPYLCTSATKHGPYGQTGGVETNVWCKSSYIRQCDRLECMTELTPDRLQPLLFAILSSWKQNSLSVLPLPVLPTVGGT, from the coding sequence ATGTTTCGTCGCCAGCGCACGCCCCTTTCCCATTTACGACCGCAGCGGATTGCCCTGATCAAGCCCAGTGCGTTGGGCGATATTGCCCATTCACTACCTGTACTGAATGCCCTGCGAATGCTATACCCCACTGCCATGATTAGTTGGGTGGCGAATCGTGCATACCTCAGCATCCTGGAACAGCACCAATCGTTAGACGAAGTGATACCATTTGACCGCACCGCCTTACGTGGGGGAATCGGCAAAACAGTTTCTTATTCGTACAATTTTTTGAAAGATCTGCGACGGAGACGCTTCGATCTGGTAGTCGACCTACAGGGACTGGCCCGCACCGGTCTGATGTGCCTGGCAACGGCCGCACCCCGTCGTGTTGGGTTAGGCACTGCGCGAGAAGGAAGTAAGCTCAGTTATACCGATCTGATCCCCACCCCGAATGCCGATCGGCAGCACGCAATTGATCGCTATTGGCTGGTCATCGAAGCCCTGGGTGGGGCAAATCTACCGAAAAAGTTCGACCTGCCGGTTGATCCCACCGCACAGGAATGGGTGGGGCAGCAGTTAGCCGATTGCCCACGTCCATGGCTGATGTTTGGAGTGGGGGCACGCTGGCTGACGAAACGCTGGCCTCCGGCCCACTTTGCCCACCTGGCACGTGCGGCACAGCAACAATTTGGAGGCACCGCCATCTTTGTGGGGGCTGCCGATGAAGCGGAGATCGCCCAGACGGTGCGAAACCAACTGGCTGGCCCCGCACGTAACTTCTGTGGTGGCAGCAACTTACCGCAACTGGTGGCCCTGCTTGCCGCTGCGGATGTGATGGTTTCCAACGATACGGGCCCACTGCATCTGGCTGTCGCATTGGGGCGACCGTGCGTCGCACCCTACTTGTGTACTTCTGCCACCAAACATGGCCCGTATGGGCAAACTGGTGGCGTCGAAACCAATGTCTGGTGTAAGTCAAGCTACATTCGACAGTGTGATCGCCTGGAATGTATGACAGAATTAACCCCGGATCGCCTGCAACCTCTATTATTTGCTATCCTTTCATCATGGAAACAAAACTCCCTTTCCGTATTACCCTTGCCAGTACTTCCCACGGTCGGCGGTACCTGA
- a CDS encoding glycosyltransferase, which produces MNVARTLPVVLDARVLSGSGGGPDKTLINSPAYLQRDGYVMHCAYLCDPADTGFHKLQAKASQKQVELIPVHDRGPLDWQIIPRMLEVCKSHCVTVWHGHDYKSNLLGLILKRFWPMRLVTTLHGWVHHTSRTPIYYMIDRLTLRYYEKVICVSDDLMVAARQAGVAPSRLVLLENGIDLNDYRRQRTPAEARQAMGFSPHFTVGAAGRLSPEKGFDILIKAVDQLHRAGLHNLQLLIAGEGDEQANLQRLIDGCLLPQQIQLLGYRSDLLNLYETFDLYALSSYREGLPNVVLEALAMQVPVIATAVNGIPKLIQHESNGILIPPGEISALAESIRRLVHDDSLRVQLAQAGRKTVESRYSFARRMQKLAQIYDAMFQGEWK; this is translated from the coding sequence ATGAATGTTGCTCGCACGCTACCGGTGGTGCTGGATGCCCGGGTATTGTCCGGTTCCGGTGGTGGCCCCGATAAAACGCTCATCAACTCCCCCGCCTACCTGCAGCGGGACGGTTACGTCATGCACTGTGCCTATCTGTGCGACCCAGCCGATACTGGCTTTCACAAATTGCAGGCCAAAGCCAGCCAGAAACAGGTGGAATTGATCCCCGTTCACGATCGTGGGCCGCTCGATTGGCAGATCATCCCACGGATGCTGGAAGTTTGTAAGTCGCACTGCGTGACGGTGTGGCACGGCCACGACTACAAATCAAACCTGCTGGGCCTGATCCTGAAACGGTTCTGGCCGATGCGACTGGTCACCACGCTGCACGGTTGGGTGCACCACACCAGCAGAACGCCCATCTACTACATGATTGACCGCTTGACCCTGCGCTATTATGAAAAGGTAATTTGTGTTTCCGATGACCTGATGGTGGCAGCACGTCAGGCGGGGGTGGCACCTTCACGATTGGTGCTGCTGGAAAATGGCATCGACCTGAACGATTATCGTAGACAACGAACGCCAGCAGAAGCCCGCCAGGCAATGGGCTTTTCCCCCCACTTCACGGTGGGTGCTGCGGGGCGATTATCGCCCGAAAAAGGCTTCGACATACTCATTAAAGCAGTCGATCAGCTTCATCGTGCGGGTTTGCACAATCTGCAACTGCTGATTGCGGGTGAAGGGGACGAACAGGCCAACCTGCAACGCCTGATTGATGGCTGCCTGTTGCCACAGCAGATTCAGTTGCTGGGTTATCGGTCGGATTTATTAAATTTGTATGAGACTTTCGATCTGTACGCACTCAGCAGTTATCGCGAAGGTCTGCCCAACGTGGTGTTGGAGGCACTGGCCATGCAAGTGCCAGTAATTGCCACGGCTGTGAATGGGATTCCAAAACTGATTCAGCACGAATCAAACGGAATTCTAATACCACCGGGTGAAATTTCAGCTCTGGCAGAAAGTATTCGTCGCTTGGTGCACGATGATTCGCTGCGGGTACAATTGGCCCAGGCGGGGCGAAAAACGGTAGAATCACGGTATAGTTTTGCCCGGCGGATGCAGAAACTGGCACAGATTTATGATGCCATGTTTCAGGGAGAGTGGAAATGA
- a CDS encoding GDP-mannose 4,6-dehydratase, whose protein sequence is MTYLVTGAAGFIGSHLCEALLQAGAHVRGVDCFVPYYPKPLKDKNLASLLAHPNFQFFARDLRTDELADVVADVDAIIHLAAMPGLVASWTDFDLYQSCNITATQRLLEACRTVPGLKRFIYGSTSSVYGKFASGDETLPTRPISPYGVTKLAGEHLCRAYMDSFSLPLVVTRFFSVYGPGQRPDMAYHIFMKALLHGTPINVYGDGQQVRGNTFVTDCVRAIILALNSTVGEVYNIGGGEMVSLRDVMNKLQVLAGKEFTINQHSTRPGDQRHTFADTTKLQRQLGWQATTSIDDGLAQQWQWIQQLYAN, encoded by the coding sequence ATGACCTACCTGGTTACTGGTGCTGCGGGATTTATCGGTTCGCATCTGTGCGAAGCACTGCTCCAGGCAGGTGCCCACGTGCGTGGGGTGGATTGTTTTGTGCCATATTATCCGAAGCCCTTGAAGGATAAGAACTTAGCGTCGCTGCTGGCCCACCCGAACTTCCAGTTTTTCGCACGCGATCTACGCACGGACGAGCTGGCGGATGTGGTGGCTGATGTTGACGCCATTATCCATCTGGCGGCAATGCCGGGTCTGGTGGCCAGTTGGACTGATTTCGATCTGTATCAATCGTGTAACATCACCGCCACCCAGCGTCTGCTGGAAGCGTGCCGCACGGTGCCAGGGTTGAAGAGATTCATTTATGGTTCCACCTCATCGGTTTATGGCAAGTTCGCCAGTGGGGATGAAACCCTGCCCACCCGGCCAATTTCGCCTTATGGTGTTACCAAACTGGCTGGGGAGCATCTCTGCCGTGCGTACATGGATTCATTTTCGCTCCCCCTGGTGGTAACGCGATTCTTTTCCGTCTATGGGCCGGGCCAACGCCCCGACATGGCCTACCACATTTTCATGAAAGCGTTGCTGCACGGCACACCCATTAACGTGTACGGCGATGGCCAGCAGGTGCGTGGCAATACCTTCGTTACGGACTGCGTGCGGGCAATTATCCTGGCACTGAACAGCACCGTGGGGGAAGTTTACAACATCGGTGGCGGAGAAATGGTCAGCCTCCGTGATGTAATGAACAAGCTGCAAGTGCTTGCTGGTAAAGAATTTACGATTAATCAGCACTCCACGCGACCCGGGGATCAACGCCACACGTTTGCCGATACCACCAAACTGCAACGGCAACTGGGCTGGCAGGCTACCACAAGCATTGATGATGGCCTGGCTCAGCAGTGGCAGTGGATTCAACAGTTGTATGCGAATTGA